The Apodemus sylvaticus chromosome 4, mApoSyl1.1, whole genome shotgun sequence nucleotide sequence TCCACCAGACTGGGCCTGATAGCTCTAGTATAGGAGGCGAAGAGGATTGGGTTATTTGGGGAGATTGGACGAAATAGAATTGAAGGATGGAGGATGGGTGCTGGGGCGGGTTCAGAGAGCTCGCGCACCCTGGCCGCGGGGAGCAGTCATGCGTCTGAGGGTTGCTAGAGAAAGGGGCGGGGGACAACACCCGGCTGTAGAATGGGTGGTGCCCTTGAAATAAATGCCAGGAGCAGGCGGGTAAGCCGGAGATGGAGATCTGGGGACAGGTGAGGCTGGAGGACCGGCTGCCGGCACTGCTGCAGCGGGAATGATGGGGGTGGGGCGCGATGCTGGGGGAGGCCAGAGCTCCAACCGCACCTTCTTGTTGGACCTTAAACTCCCGAAGAGGGGAGCAGCAGCCGGAGACAGAGACTGGGAAGGAGTGTGAACCAACCAAGGCGGGTACTGGGCCAAAGCAGTAGGTAGCTTGTGCTGCCCTTCCTGGCAGCCAAGGGACCGGGCTGAGGTTTGCCCAAGTGTCCTAGCTCTCACACAACCTCCTGGTCCCTCCACAGACAAGCATGAAGAACATGGAGAAGGAACTGCTGTGCCCAGTGTGCCAAGAGATGTACAAGCAGCCTCTAGTGCTGCCTTGTACCCACAACGTGTGCCAGGCCTGTGCCCGGGAGGTTTTGGGCCAGCAGGGGTACATAGGCCATGGTGGGGATCCGAGTTCGGAGCCCACTTCTCCTGCTTCCACGCCTTCTACCCGCAGCCCCCGCCTCTCTCGGAGAACTCTCCCCAAGCCAGATCGCTTGGACCGGCTCCTTAAGTCAGGTGGGACTGGGGCctgtgggatggggtgggaatGCAGAAAGATGGAAGAGGGTCAGGGGCGTGTCTGTCATTCTGGGGCGGAGCTACTTACCGCTTATCTGAATTCTAACGAGAGCGATCTCTGGCGCAATGaaattccacttttttttttcatttccctgcCCCAAAATTCCACTTTTTAGCTGAACagatgtctcacacacacacacacacacaccccagccagCTGTAATTCTCTCTCACCTCTTCCTCCTGGGTCCATCTACAGGCTTTGGGACGTACCCTGGGCGGAAGCGTGGTGCCTTGCACCCCCAGACGATCGTATTCCCGTGCCCGGCCTGCCAGGGCGATGTGGAGCTGGGGGAGAGGGGTCTTTCCGGGCTTTTCCGCAACCTGACCCTAGAGCGAGTGGTGGAGAGGTACCGACAGAGTGTGAGCGTGGGAGGGGCCATCCTGTGCCAGCTGTGCAAGCCCCCACCACTAGAGGCCACCAAGGGCTGCACAGAGTGCCGAGCTACCTTCTGTAATGAATGCTTCAAGCTCTTCCACCCCTGGGGCACTCAGAAGGCCCAGCACGAGCCCACGCTACCCACCCTCTCATTCCGCCCCAAGGTGAGCCAGTTCTCGCAGGGTCTGAAGTGGGAGGGGTGCTGAGCCAGGGGCTGGGGGTGGCTGACATGTGGGCTTCTAAAGAGGGCTAggcagggttgtgtgtgtgtgtgtgtgtgtgtgtgtatgtggttgcgCACGCGTGcgtgtgagacagggtcttagagCTGGAAAGAGGGAGCTCTTTGACTAAGAGCTCTTCCGGAGAATCGCCTTTGTttccctgtaattccagctccagggggttcATCACCTCTGGCCTCTTCTATCTCCTGCGCTTACATGCACATttctacacatagacacatacacataactcaaataaaatattatgaaaacagATGGGACAGCGCCTtgccatatagcccaggctagccttgaactcatggaaacTTCTCAGTTCCCTGAGCACTAGAATTACGGACACACACCACATCTGGCTGTCTCGCAGCCCGTGTCTCTAACACTCAAATGAGTCAACGTCTCTGGGTCTCTCATCTCGCCAGCTGCGTGGAGATGAGAATCTACTCTGCAGTAACTACACCTGCGGGCTGCTGATGGGCTCACAGGAGATGTTTGTTGCCTACAAAGTGTTACCTGGCTAAGTATGCCCGAGTTCCAACACTCGGAAGGCTGAATAGAGAGACTTggaagttgaaggccagcctgggtacaCAGGAAAACTCTGCCACAGAAAAGCTGTTGCTATGTAGGACGCTTTTCTAGGAATCGGGCACAGTGGTGACAAAGCTGAACTATATCATGGTTGTTATTACTGTGTACTTATGAAGTGGGTGGAGGGACGGAGGAGAATGCTAGGCCGTGGCATGGTCGGTTCACAGATGCTTTAATTCCTGGTGTTCACCATCGGGTGGCGCTAGGGAGCACCATCAGCTATTTCCACTTCCTTCTCATCTCACTGCTGGAGAGGGGCAAGCAATTGCTGGTAGGTCagcatccttacacacacacacacacacacgctgactATTTCATTATCCTTTGTATCCCTAGGGTCTGATGTGTCCAGACCACAAGGAAGAGGTGACCCACTACTGTAAGACATGTCAACGGCTGGTGTGCCAACTCTGTAGAGTACGGCGTACCCACAGTGGGCACAAGATCACACCAGTGCTCAGTGCCTACCAAGCCCTCAAGGTAAAGACCCTACTTCCTCGGCTCTACTGCtaacacacaccaccacacacctcCTAATTACGTGCTTCTTACAGAGCCAGGATGATGCCCACCTCTTTCTTTGCCCTTAGGATAAGCTAACGAAGAGCCTGGCATACATCTTGGGAAACCAGGACACAGTGCAGAGCCAGATTTGTGAGCTGGAAGAGACCATCAGGCACACTGAGGTGAGGAAGGGCACGGACGTGCGCCTGGGATCCCACTTCCGTGGGCGTGTCTCATCCTGCTTTGGTGGGCGTGTCTCATCGCCTTGCTGCCAGTTCAGAGCCCACAGGAGGAGGATGCCTGTGGGTGGAGCCTCTGGTTATACTTCATTGGCAAGAACACCAGTACCCTGGGTTAGGTTGGAGCTGGGGCTGCAGGCAGCGTAGAAGGGCTATAGTTGGGGCTGAGGAGCTCAAATGTCCTTAGATTCAGCATGAACACGACCATGAAGCAGGAAACGAAACAAGCGCCTTCTGTGGTCTGAATTAAGCTGCAGTGGCAGTGGGTGATAGGGAAGGCACAGCCACCAGTGTGCCGTAGCTAATGGTCCACATGTGGACGTTGGTGCAGCCGCAGTCGTAGCCTTTCTTATTTGGGAGAGATACAAAACGATTAAGACTATGAAAGAGCTACGGTCAAATATGACCAGTTAGTGTACTGGTATTTCATGTCGCAGTCGCTGGAGGAACCGTAGGTTCAGAAAGGGCATTTACTGCATTTTCTGACATGCATCCAGACAGAAGGATATTTTGGAAAAGGCTCTCCTTCGCACACTGAGGTCCCAGAACCAGCTTGTTTGCCCTGGAATTGACAGGGGCCAGTGATGGAGCGTGCATACCTCCATCACGAGGAGCACGTGAGTGCTGGAGAGACAGTCAGTGGTTCGGAGCACTTCCGGCCTTTGCAGAGACCCAGCCTCAGTTCCCTGCAGAAACCTGGCAGCTTGCCATCTCCTGGAATctgctccagggcatctgattccTTCCTCTGGTCTTCAGGGGCTTCTGCACCCGTGGTGTGCATAAACACacaatctctctcacacacagacacacacacacacaaatgaaatatatatatatatatatatatatatatatatatatatatatatatatatatataggttttttttcaagacagggtttctctgtgtagccctggctgtcctggaactcactctgtagaccaggctggcctcgaactcagaaatccgcctgcctctgcctcccaagtgctgggattacaggcgtgcgccaccaccgcctggcctgaaataaatatttttttttaagatttatttattatatgtaagtacactgtagctgtcttcagacacaccagaagagggcatcagatctctttaaggatggttgtgagccaccacgtgggtgctgggatttgaactcataacctttggaagaacagtcggtgctcttacccactgagccatctctccagcccctgaaataaatattttaaagtaaaaaaaaaaaactatgttgaAAGAGTAGGCACACCTTCTGCTGCCTTAGTACATGGTCAGGGTCCAAAGTCCCCATAAAACACAAAAACGGCTCaccaaattaaattttaaaaaaaagttaaaaacgtAAGTGcagtggtctggagagatggctcagagggtaagagcactggctgctctttcagaggtcctgagtccaactcccagcagccacatggtggctcaagacCATCCACAAatggatctggcgccctcttctggcatgcaggtgtacgtGCAGACAGAGCACTACtcaattatacatacatatataagtacataaatacttaaaatgtaactGTACTGTTCTTAAATGAACTAATCaggtgttgtgcatgtgtgtatctgagtgtaCCCCATGTGCAGGGGGTGCCCACGGAGTCCAGAGGTGTTGGAACCCCCCTGGAGCTGTCATTAGGTACCTTTGATAGATGCTACGAAATGAACTCAGTCCTTCCTCAGTGGCTACTTGCTCTTatccctgagctatctctccagcacctaaattattcttttagaaatttaattagccagacagtggtggcgcacgcctttaatcccagcacttaggagacagaggcaggcggatttctgagtttgagactagcctggtctacagagtgagttccaggacagccagggctacacagagaaaccctgtctccaaaaccaaacaaacaaaacaaagcaaaacaaaacaaattcataaATAGGGGATCAGGGATTAAGAgcgtgggttcaattcccagcaccacggGGCAGCTCATGACTGTCCGTAACTCCGGCTTCAGGGTTTCTGACATcctccacagacatacatgcaggcataacACCAGTgcacaaaaaatattaaaaaatatatatttaacaaattataaagactaattaattaattaaactttTAAGTGGGTCACTGTATTTCATGCCAGGATTCCAAGGCTGGataaactgaagcagaggcatcTCTCTTCAGTACACAGCGAgtacaaggtcagcctgggctacacgaaaCCCTGTCTCTTATAGAGATCCCCAgataaaggctggagagataaatTAGTAgggtaggagcactggctgctcttcagaggacccagattcaagtcccagcacccacatggtggctccagggtgccctcttctggtcttcccagataccaggcacacacctgggccccatacatacatacagacaaaccCCCTATACAGATAAAAAGACTTTTTAGGAGATCCCAAGTAGGTATAAAATTAATAGGACTTTTGTATTTTTGTCCTGTATTCATTTTTGGTTTCCTAGATTAAGCCAAAAATCTAGGAAATAGAAGGGAAGGGGCTTGCTTCTCTTCAGCCTACAGAGTTACAACGTGAGCATTCAGAAAGTTAGTACAAAGGGTCAGGAGGTGATCATATCTGTGGACCCATATCTGTGGTCTTTGCCAGTCATGATCCTGGCCCCATTGAGACGGATGGGTGAAATGAACTGAATCCCTAGGATAGTATGATAGTCTTGGGGGTGGGTGCAAGTGATTCCTTCATGACAATAGTAAACCTCTTATCCTTTGGGTGTTCCTCCTTGGACAGGTGAGCGGTCAGCAGGCGAAGGAGGAGGTGTCCCAGCTGGTTCGGGGACTAGGGGCTGTGCTGGAAGAGAAGCGGGCCTCACTGCTTCAGGCCATCGAAGAGTGCCAGCAAGAGCGTTTGTCCCGGCTCAGCGCCCAGGTCCACGAGCACCAGAGCCTCCTGGATGGCTCGGGTCTGGTGGGTTATGCCCAGGAAGTCCTTAAGGAAACAGACCAGCCTTGCTTTGTGCAAGCCGCCAAACAGCTGCATAACAGGTACCGAGGGGCGTGGCACAAGGGCGTGGCTCCAGGGAGGTGGGCACCACGGGTGTTGCTAACTCCTAGGACAGTAGTTAGAATAAACGGATGGAGAGCTGGAGCCTCGAGGAGGTTCATTTGGTCAGACTGATATTAGCGTTTCAAGAATGAGGTAGACCTGAAGCAGTGGCTCTCGGGATAGGTAGGGCGGGCTACCGGGAGGGGCTGCTGCCCACCTGGCAATGCCTGACCCTTGCCTACCCCGTTCTAGGATTGCCCGAGCCACTGAGGCCCTCCAGACATTCCGGCCAGCTGCCAGCTCCTCCTTCCGCCATTGCCAGCTGGATGTGGGGCGTGAGATGAAGCTGCTGACAGAGCTAAGCTTCCTGAGAGGTAAGGAGCTAGCCAGGCCCGTGTCCAACCAgagccttcttcccttcccccacccctgcagcGGACCCGGGGGGCAGCGCCCACCAGGGACCTCCTGGCCTCCGGCCTGGCCCGGCCAGCCAGCCCCACCCAGCCAACCCCGCCACACCATAGCATCCTACCGCGCTCAGCgctgcttctccctctctctttgtagGCTGTGGCCACCGCGGACTCTGCTCCGGAGCACCCCAGGCAAGTCAGCAGCCCTGCCCTGGGGGCCCTGCCACCCGCTGGGCCCCTCCCTATTCCTCTCCCCGTGCTCCCACACAGCCTGGCCACCCACGTATTGCTTCCTTCTCTCCTAATGTACCCTGAATTCTTGGTCCTTCCACCTCCCTTCCTTAGGCCGTCGCATAATCCTGGTCCTTCTGACCTTTCATTATCTTGACCCTTGCCCTCTGAactctcattctcttcctcttgACCTACATGCACCGCTCTGCTAGCAAGCTTGCTCCCCTCTGCTACCTCCCTGCTTTCCATCTTGCTGACCCTGTCACCACCCTCCCCACCTTTATACACCCTTCCTGCTCAGGGCTCTCTTGCCTGGGTTTCAGTGGCCTTTGCCTGCCCCGTCCTGGGGCTCCTCCTTACCTCTAAGAATCTCGGCTGTAAGGGCCCTCAGAACTCACTTGGTCTGATGCTGCCATTTGACTGAAGAGAAAACTGAGGCCCAAAGAGGGAAAGTGGCTCGCTCAAAGCTAGATTAGGGTAGTAGCAGACTAGGGCCAGAGTTCAGGCTCCTGCCCCCGCCCGGCACTCCCCAACTTCTTTCTCCTTTGGGCCCCGCCTTGCCCACCCAGTGCCTAGAAAGTTCCTTTCCCCCAGTTCCCTCACCTCCACTCACCCCCCGGCTCCCGCTGCTTCCTCTCCTGCCTGCCCTTCTCCCCATGCCAGGCCAGTGGCCAGGCCCTGATTGACCCCATTGTCTCTTCCAACAGTGCCCGAGGCGCCCGTCATCGACACCCAGCGTACCTTTGCCTATGATCAAATATTCCTGTGCTGGCGGCTGCCCCCTCACTCACCACCTGCCTGGCATTACACCGTTGAGTTCCGGCGTACAGATGTCCCCGCCCAGCCAGGCCCTACACGCTGGCAGCGACGGGAGGAGGTGAGGGGTACCAGTGCCCTTCTTGAGAACCCCGACACGGGCTCTGTGTATGTGCTGCGTGTCCGTGGCTGCAACAAGGCTGGCTACGGGGAGTACAGTGAGGACGTGCATCTGCACACACCCCCAGCACCTGGTGAGTCCGCAGACCGGAAGGAGGCTTTGTATGCTGAATGCAGATGTTCACGCAGAGGGTACAGGATGGCCTAAGTACTCAGCTCAGTCGCAGCGGACACCGGAAACGCAGTGCAATacaatttaatttatataatttgtaCAATTTAATGTGTGAGTTGTACTCACTTCCTCTAGAGCTAGACTAGAGGGTGCCTGGGTTCAAAACCCACTTTTGCCCCTTGACAACTCTGTGTCCTGAGGCACATTTTTCAACTTCTCTGAACTTCAGAGTCCCCTCCTACAGAAGTCATAATAAGATTTAATAGAGTGGCTTGGTAATGAAACCATTATTAAATGGTACGTGCAAAGACTTATAGCTTCTGACTTATAGCAAGGACTCAGTCAATGTGCTCAGCACTTAGGGAAGGGGCAAACGAGTCAGGACTGGGCTGAGGGGTCAGATACGGGCAGCAGAGTGTGGGACGGAAGGTTCAGGTCAGCGGTGTTCGGAATGGGACGAATGGGACGAGGTGAAACAGGACCATCGTGGAGATGGTCCCCGGGGCACTTCATGGAGAATGGGTTACAGAGACATCGAGTTGGCTAGAGCTGGGACACTTTTCTCTGCCCGCCAGTCCACCGCGGCTATTCCTGGCTTCCCATGTCTGTTTGGGATGCCTCTCTTCCCTATGTCTCTATTTCAGTTTCCCATGCCCTATTCCCCTGGGCCCCTGCCAGCTCCTGGTGACTGAACTTCTTGACAACTTGTTCCCTGTGCCCAAAATTCCCAGTGTGTGTGCTGACACCCCGCAGTCCCCAGTGCCGGTGTCCCTGAAATCCTCCCTTCTGTCTCAACCTCCTGCTTCCAGTCCTGCACTTCTTCCTTGACGGCCGCTGGGGTGCAAGCCGAGAACGGCTAGCCATCAGCAAGGACCAGCGAGCGGTGCGGAGTGTCCCTGGGCTTCCCTTGCTGCTGGCTGCTGACCGGCTGCTCACGGGTTGCCACCTGAGTGTGGACGTGGTCCTGGGTGATGTGGCCGTGACCCAGGGCCGCAGCTACTGGGCCTGTGCCGTAGACCCTGCCTCCTACTTGGTCAAGGTGGGCGTCGGGCTGGAGAGCAAGCTTCAGGAAAGTTTCCAGGGTGCCCCGGATGTGATCAGCCCCAGGTCAGGCCCttctgcagggggtgggggggagtgaaGCCCTGGGGAAGGAGCTGGGGTTGGCGAGGGTGGTGACGGGCGGCCTAGGTGGGACTGGGGCTGGGGAAGAGCAGGGAACACGGAACGCCAGCCTGAGAGGCCTGTGGACGGAAGAGAGGCGGGCTCAGCAGCAGGGACGTGGAGGACTGGTTTTCAGCGTATGGTTGGGAAAAGGTTGATAGAAGGCAGAGCCGTCACCTCTCCCTTCCATCCGTCACTCGGGACCACAACACCACCCATCTAAGGTCCCATGTCCTGGCTCCCCGCATTTATTTCCATGAAAAGTTTCCTCCCTGAGACCTCCTTCACCTGCCTCTTTCTCAGCATCTTCTTAAACAACTCTCCACAGCCATTCTTGCCTCCCACCGTCACAGTAACATCGCCCCCACATTTCCCTCCTGAGCCCTCTCTCCCGAGCCCAGCTCTCTTATCCCTCAGTCAGCATCCCATTTCCTCAAGATGTCTTCTCCCCAACACAAATTTCGTTTGGACTTCTGTCAGCCCCACCCCGGACTTCTGTCGGCCCCACCCCCGTGTCCCTTTCACATCCCGATACCAATGACTCTTCATCTCTGTTCCAGCACCATCTTCCTGGCCCTGCTCCTGCTCTCACCGCATTGCGTCTTAATCGCAGTGATCTCATCCCGCCTGCATCCCCAGTATCCTAACCTCATTTCCCTAGCACCACGAGTCTCGGCACCTTCTAGCCTGACAGGGCCCACATGTCTCTAGTGTGCTGTAGCAACGTCCCCTCTCTTCCTGCCCATGACACCtttcccacacacacatacctgtccTACACAGACTAAAGCCTTGAGCCTTACAATCTAACGCCCTCCACACGTATTCACCTTGATACGTCAACCTCTTGTCCCCCAGCATCCCGTCCTTCCAACATCTCAGCTCCTTGATTCCAcccattcccttcctcctccttccagcATCTTTTCTCCTGCATCCCCGCCGCTACAGATACGACCCGGACAGCGGGCACGACAGCGGTGCTGAAGATGCTGCAGTGGAGGCGCTGCCGGCTTTTGCTTTCCTGACCATCGGCATGGGCAAGATCCTGCTGGGTTCCGGAGCGAGCTCCAGTGCAGGCCTGACCGGGAGGGACGGCCCAGCAGCCAGCTGCACGGTGCCCCTGCCACCGCGCCTAGGCATCTGTTTGGACTATGAGCGGGGGCGGGTTTCCTTCCTGGATGCCGTATCTTTCCGCGGGCTGCTGGAGTGTCCCCTGGACTGCTCGGGGCCTGTATGCCCTGCCTTCTGCTTCATCGGGGGCGGCGCTGTTCAGCTGCAGGAGCCCGTGGGCACCAAGCCTGAGAGGAAAGTCACCATTGGGGGCTTCGCCAAGCTGGACTGAGCCTTTTGGGCCCCCCTTTCAGACCTAGGCTCGGCTCTCCAAGCCTCTGGGCATCGGGTTTGTTTACCCAGCAGCTTCCTCCCCAAACTTTTCCTAACCACGTGCTCCTGCCCCATCCCTTGCCAGCTGTCTCTTCCCAGGGCTTCCCTGGACTAAGGGATCCTCCGCTTATCTCTGGATGTCCATCATTCTCTGTGTTACCTGTGGCATAGCTAGGCCTCAGGCCCATCAAGTCTCTGCCCCAGGACCTGCCCTTGGCATCTTAACCAAGGCATAGAAAGCCCTATCCCATCCCTGTCCCGTCTTCCCGAGGCTTACTGGGAGGGAGGGCACCTGGAACAGTGGGTATGATCGACAGCTCTGCCCTTGCCTTGCCAAGCCCCCTTGCCCCATCGATGCTGACTACAACCTTGGCAACCAGGCTCTGAGCCTCccggggagagggaggagaaccTATCCTGTTCTATTTGGGTCCCTATACCCTCCATCTGCATGTCCCTTctgtccttcttctcctcttgcaTGCTTTATCTATCCAGCACCCATGCCAACGTGCCAAGTCTCCCTTGGGAACTCAGTTAAGGCTGGTGTCCCCATTGGGTTGGGCCAAGCTAGGTCTCTGGTGCCTGCTACTGCCTCCCTGCAGTGGGCATTACTAGGCCTGTGCTGAACAACAGCTGTAATTTTCATGGTTTATAAACAATAAACTGTGACACCAGGCACATTTCTGTTTGCCCGGAGTGAGACCATTCCTGGTAATTTCCGGTCCGATTGACACCTAAGGGTAGGAGGTCCTAACTCCAAAGGCCCAGAGCCCAACCGGCTCTCACCGCCAGGGGGCGCAGCACTGACTGTTAGCCTAGAACTTCACCTTGGGCATCTGGACCACAGCCCTGGACCCTGAGGGGATGTGGCTGAGGGCGTGGCATGCTGTTGGGACCTAAAGGGGTCAGGGAACTAGAACCACTTCCTCATTCCGAGGGTGCCAGAGAGCCCACCCAGAGGCAGTGGCGGGTGGGGTGGCTGAGGGCCGGGCCTGGTGCCAACAGCACCCGGATCTGTCCCAGCCCTGACTTATCACCACTGTGTTGACTCTGCTACTGTTATCTGTGGTCCAAGGATTTGCTTCACACCTGGACAGCTAAGAATAGAGCTGCCTTAAGGGCTCCGTGCCAGTCGGAGAGGGGCATGGGCTGGCCTCAGAAGAGACAGTCATGAGCTCGAGTTGAGGCCAGGCCTGGGGCAGGCTCACTGGAGCCAGCATAGGTTTCGTTTCCTCCTTCCTTCAGGGCCGCCAGGCATAGGAGAGAGGCaattcctgggttctttctcaGGCCACCTCTGTGTCCCTGTGTCACCTCTTCCCTGTATCCCTGTTTTTGAATGCACCCAGCCCTCCACCCCTCCGTGTCTCCTTGCCTTGGGGAGTCCTCCCCAAAAGCCCCTTCCAGGCCACACAGCCGCGTTCTAACCGCTCTGATCCAAGAGTTTCAGATGAAGAAGCACAGCTGGCATATAACTAATGGGAGGCCATCTTTTATTTAGCCATGTTTGCGTTCCTGTCTCGTCTCCAGGTTTTCTAGGCCAGTCCTTCTGAGAGCCACCACTACCCCAGTGTCTCCCAGGGCAGGGCTGGGCTTCACCAGGCTGACATGGTTGAGGAAGGCCGTGAACAGCCTACCAGAAGTCCTGGCTCACCAGCCCAGGTCAGAGTGCAGGGGTCTGGCAGTGACCACGGAGGGAGCGGACTGGCACAGCTGCCCTGAGTGGGTGGGGTGACTTGTTCCTACAAGTTGGCAGAAGTGGTCGCCAGAGCCGGGTTGGTGTAGGAGAGACCGCTACTGCCATTACCTGCAGAAACCTGAGTGGAGGGGAAATAAACTCAGGGAAAAAGATTCTTCCAGGTAGAACCCGGATGGCACCTGGGCCTAGGGGCCTGGCAAGCGCTCAAAGGGTTAATTCAGAGTGTGCACCTGCTGGCCCCAGAGCCGCCAGGTGACTGTAAACACACAACTCCACgggccccctcccccgcccttgGCTCTAAGTCCCTAGCCCTCTCCTAGGCCCCGCCCTCTCCTAAGCCCCG carries:
- the Trim46 gene encoding tripartite motif-containing protein 46 isoform X3 — translated: MAEGEDMQTFTSIMDALVRISTSMKNMEKELLCPVCQEMYKQPLVLPCTHNVCQACAREVLGQQGYIGHGGDPSSEPTSPASTPSTRSPRLSRRTLPKPDRLDRLLKSGFGTYPGRKRGALHPQTIVFPCPACQGDVELGERGLSGLFRNLTLERVVERYRQSVSVGGAILCQLCKPPPLEATKGCTECRATFCNECFKLFHPWGTQKAQHEPTLPTLSFRPKGLMCPDHKEEVTHYCKTCQRLVCQLCRVRRTHSGHKITPVLSAYQALKDKLTKSLAYILGNQDTVQSQICELEETIRHTEVSGQQAKEEVSQLVRGLGAVLEEKRASLLQAIEECQQERLSRLSAQVHEHQSLLDGSGLVGYAQEVLKETDQPCFVQAAKQLHNRIARATEALQTFRPAASSSFRHCQLDVGREMKLLTELSFLRVPEAPVIDTQRTFAYDQIFLCWRLPPHSPPAWHYTVEFRRTDVPAQPGPTRWQRREEVRGTSALLENPDTGSVYVLRVRGCNKAGYGEYSEDVHLHTPPAPDTTRTAGTTAVLKMLQWRRCRLLLS
- the Trim46 gene encoding tripartite motif-containing protein 46 isoform X1 yields the protein MAAKRGTKTSMKNMEKELLCPVCQEMYKQPLVLPCTHNVCQACAREVLGQQGYIGHGGDPSSEPTSPASTPSTRSPRLSRRTLPKPDRLDRLLKSGFGTYPGRKRGALHPQTIVFPCPACQGDVELGERGLSGLFRNLTLERVVERYRQSVSVGGAILCQLCKPPPLEATKGCTECRATFCNECFKLFHPWGTQKAQHEPTLPTLSFRPKGLMCPDHKEEVTHYCKTCQRLVCQLCRVRRTHSGHKITPVLSAYQALKDKLTKSLAYILGNQDTVQSQICELEETIRHTEVSGQQAKEEVSQLVRGLGAVLEEKRASLLQAIEECQQERLSRLSAQVHEHQSLLDGSGLVGYAQEVLKETDQPCFVQAAKQLHNRIARATEALQTFRPAASSSFRHCQLDVGREMKLLTELSFLRVPEAPVIDTQRTFAYDQIFLCWRLPPHSPPAWHYTVEFRRTDVPAQPGPTRWQRREEVRGTSALLENPDTGSVYVLRVRGCNKAGYGEYSEDVHLHTPPAPVLHFFLDGRWGASRERLAISKDQRAVRSVPGLPLLLAADRLLTGCHLSVDVVLGDVAVTQGRSYWACAVDPASYLVKVGVGLESKLQESFQGAPDVISPRYDPDSGHDSGAEDAAVEALPAFAFLTIGMGKILLGSGASSSAGLTGRDGPAASCTVPLPPRLGICLDYERGRVSFLDAVSFRGLLECPLDCSGPVCPAFCFIGGGAVQLQEPVGTKPERKVTIGGFAKLD
- the Trim46 gene encoding tripartite motif-containing protein 46 isoform X2, whose amino-acid sequence is MAAKRGTKTSMKNMEKELLCPVCQEMYKQPLVLPCTHNVCQACAREVLGQQGYIGHGGDPSSEPTSPASTPSTRSPRLSRRTLPKPDRLDRLLKSGFGTYPGRKRGALHPQTIVFPCPACQGDVELGERGLSGLFRNLTLERVVERYRQSVSVGGAILCQLCKPPPLEATKGCTECRATFCNECFKLFHPWGTQKAQHEPTLPTLSFRPKGLMCPDHKEEVTHYCKTCQRLVCQLCRVRRTHSGHKITPVLSAYQALKDKLTKSLAYILGNQDTVQSQICELEETIRHTEVSGQQAKEEVSQLVRGLGAVLEEKRASLLQAIEECQQERLSRLSAQVHEHQSLLDGSGLVGYAQEVLKETDQPCFVQAAKQLHNRIARATEALQTFRPAASSSFRHCQLDVGREMKLLTELSFLRVPEAPVIDTQRTFAYDQIFLCWRLPPHSPPAWHYTVEFRRTDVPAQPGPTRWQRREEVRGTSALLENPDTGSVYVLRVRGCNKAGYGEYSEDVHLHTPPAPDTTRTAGTTAVLKMLQWRRCRLLLS